One part of the Deltaproteobacteria bacterium genome encodes these proteins:
- a CDS encoding acyl-CoA dehydrogenase: protein MKFFDNLVSEEDRMIRATARKFADREIAPHAHAWEEAEDFPRELYKKAGDAGIMGIGFPEHAGGAGGGPMAQIMAIEGLLRGGSTGVAVGLFSAGIAMPPLINAGNPQLIERFVKPTLAGDKVAALAVTEPGAGSDVAGITTRAVKDGDDYIVTGNKIFITSGVKADILTTLVRTGDDPHQGVSFLVIEKNMPGVIVSRSLKKTGWRASDTAELAFDEVRVPKSHLVGSEGAAFILLMQNFQMERLALAAYGALSAEIAYEEAIAYAKERKAFGKKLTGFQVTRHKLADMGTKVLTAKTLLYQVANRMEAGEEVIAEVSMCKNFCAQIAQEVCYDAVQILGGMGYMRESIVERLSRDVRILPIGGGTTEVMKEIISKRVGY from the coding sequence ATGAAATTTTTTGATAATCTTGTCTCTGAAGAAGACCGTATGATTCGCGCAACGGCTCGCAAATTTGCGGATAGAGAGATTGCACCGCACGCCCACGCCTGGGAAGAAGCCGAAGACTTCCCCCGTGAACTTTATAAAAAAGCAGGCGATGCTGGCATTATGGGAATTGGCTTCCCAGAACATGCGGGAGGAGCCGGCGGCGGTCCCATGGCTCAAATTATGGCGATTGAAGGTTTACTACGCGGCGGCTCGACCGGCGTTGCAGTAGGACTCTTCAGTGCAGGAATCGCAATGCCTCCACTTATCAATGCAGGCAACCCTCAACTCATCGAACGATTCGTTAAACCAACACTGGCCGGCGATAAGGTCGCAGCCCTCGCAGTAACAGAGCCCGGAGCGGGATCCGACGTGGCCGGCATCACCACCCGTGCAGTGAAAGACGGCGATGACTATATCGTTACGGGCAACAAAATATTTATCACCTCAGGTGTGAAGGCAGATATTTTAACGACACTTGTTCGTACCGGAGACGATCCGCATCAGGGTGTTAGCTTTCTCGTCATCGAAAAAAATATGCCTGGTGTCATCGTTTCACGTTCACTTAAAAAAACGGGATGGCGCGCCAGTGATACCGCGGAACTGGCTTTTGATGAAGTGCGCGTGCCGAAATCGCATCTCGTAGGGTCTGAGGGTGCTGCCTTTATTTTACTGATGCAAAACTTTCAGATGGAGCGTCTTGCACTGGCCGCCTATGGCGCTCTCTCGGCTGAAATCGCCTACGAAGAGGCAATAGCATATGCCAAAGAAAGAAAAGCGTTCGGTAAAAAACTTACTGGCTTTCAAGTCACTCGGCACAAGCTCGCCGATATGGGAACGAAAGTTCTCACAGCCAAAACCCTACTCTACCAAGTGGCCAATCGTATGGAGGCCGGTGAGGAAGTCATCGCAGAAGTTTCTATGTGTAAAAATTTCTGCGCCCAAATCGCTCAGGAGGTTTGCTACGACGCAGTGCAAATTCTTGGTGGTATGGGCTATATGCGGGAATCTATCGTCGAACGTCTAAGCCGTGACGTCCGCATCCTGCCCATCGGCGGCGGAACCACAGAGGTGATGAAGGAAATTATTTCCAAACGTGTGGGCTATTAA
- a CDS encoding DUF4442 domain-containing protein, which produces MTERVNKLRRIVNNLNRLPQGLRIRGLTFAVGSAVKFAGTAKVEILEMTQTRLHARIRNRKIVQNHIGSLHAAAMALLAESVTGLVVGMNVPDNRTPVIKLMKIDYVRRAKGDLEAVATITEDDVARIRSSEKGYITVPVKVTDADGHEPIQCEMIWAWTPKRSRQRS; this is translated from the coding sequence ATGACTGAGAGAGTGAATAAACTTCGCCGTATTGTGAATAATCTTAATAGGTTACCGCAAGGTCTGCGGATACGAGGGCTTACGTTTGCGGTTGGCAGTGCGGTTAAATTCGCAGGCACTGCTAAAGTTGAGATCCTTGAGATGACTCAGACTCGATTGCACGCTCGGATTCGCAATCGCAAAATAGTTCAAAATCATATTGGTTCTCTCCACGCAGCGGCAATGGCGCTGCTTGCGGAATCTGTGACAGGCCTAGTCGTGGGGATGAACGTGCCCGATAATCGGACACCCGTCATAAAGCTGATGAAGATTGATTATGTTCGCCGAGCCAAGGGAGACCTCGAAGCTGTTGCAACAATAACTGAGGATGACGTTGCGCGAATTCGGTCGAGTGAAAAAGGATATATTACGGTTCCCGTGAAAGTTACGGATGCCGATGGGCATGAACCGATTCAGTGTGAAATGATTTGGGCCTGGACTCCAAAGCGCTCAAGGCAACGGAGCTGA
- a CDS encoding S8 family serine peptidase yields MYQSVALLVVAWSTLASPQAPIIAPILLNPPAQLSHLHQDPMNLTVRFDKSVHEKNLNSLRNVGAKVKQLPSGRPVVVGHVVSITIPKIHLQKLVSVPGVVRVESAIPTMYSPPLYDTSRQIQATQIWSPTSGHVGTMGEGITIADLESAWDIFHPDYFRPDGGYVAVKDSDGNGIIGAGDTVDLDGDNIFESTLSLFESGLEDGYQPDLDWLYIDENKDGKRNYAGSTVTDETPAFGEPIFIGDDINRDGVISGGEKLVRLGSSKVAALYDGTTLYKRGDNLSRYPRDYIQENIDWNFMSHGTGAAGIAVSGWPGLRRHTGIAPAADLVLLSDQDKVAAIAMSQELGADVVFHEWNDWQNFQDGSTNIEAAVTSSAQSNQVQVAPAGNLANAAHILNIGNISQTPQIMTLSTDNLDWHQYSMFNVTFTWRGEQSDIELGIRDEDRTLQTFTAPYSEFVIGDMKFQSWHDRSERGTAMVQLYASRVQGGELTEREWNIEVTGSPFIEKLRGVLLDDRSGWGQGVSWLTHVSDNGSALSPSTADTVIAVAAHGGVVDQGDWGGAVGYRRAWSGMGPRIDGEQVIDISSPDDPIVCASLDNDPSFYGAYSRFGGTSGATPHVAGIAALMLGSGSFTTHLEIEAAMTNQALMDEATGEVPNEAYGYGKIRGAASLYGEVTNHNEPPSVRTRITRNAACALVMTLLPQDPDGDEVSLAIDMGYTGVTEVTSALDIALPQIDQDFTIVIHATDAVGTQSRQLSVISPADYSCTIETEQTSGCNSQNPAQGIFFIAMLLSLAAIRQVREYIR; encoded by the coding sequence ATGTACCAGAGTGTTGCTTTGCTTGTTGTAGCTTGGTCTACGCTAGCTTCTCCCCAAGCACCTATTATCGCCCCGATTCTTCTCAACCCACCCGCGCAGTTGAGCCATTTACATCAAGATCCCATGAACCTCACGGTGCGCTTTGATAAATCCGTTCATGAAAAAAATCTCAATTCACTACGCAATGTCGGTGCCAAAGTTAAACAACTACCATCGGGGCGGCCGGTGGTTGTCGGTCATGTTGTCTCCATCACAATCCCCAAAATACACCTTCAAAAACTTGTAAGTGTACCGGGCGTGGTTCGTGTTGAGAGCGCCATCCCCACCATGTATTCACCGCCGCTCTACGATACCTCTCGGCAAATTCAAGCCACTCAAATCTGGTCCCCAACCAGTGGCCACGTAGGAACAATGGGCGAAGGCATCACCATCGCCGACTTAGAAAGCGCGTGGGATATCTTTCATCCTGATTATTTCAGACCAGATGGTGGCTACGTTGCCGTTAAGGACAGTGATGGCAATGGCATCATCGGCGCCGGAGACACTGTAGACCTCGATGGCGATAATATCTTCGAAAGTACCTTGTCTCTTTTTGAGTCGGGCTTAGAAGATGGCTACCAACCTGATTTAGACTGGCTCTACATCGACGAAAATAAAGACGGTAAAAGAAACTACGCCGGCTCCACTGTCACCGACGAAACCCCCGCGTTCGGAGAACCTATATTCATTGGTGACGACATCAATCGAGACGGTGTCATCTCTGGAGGAGAAAAACTAGTTAGGCTCGGTTCTTCTAAAGTAGCCGCGCTTTATGATGGGACAACTCTCTATAAACGAGGCGACAATCTTTCTAGGTATCCGAGAGATTATATCCAAGAAAACATCGATTGGAACTTCATGTCTCATGGCACGGGAGCAGCGGGCATTGCCGTATCCGGTTGGCCTGGCTTAAGAAGGCACACCGGTATTGCTCCGGCTGCCGATCTTGTTTTGTTGAGTGACCAAGATAAGGTAGCCGCCATTGCAATGAGCCAAGAGCTTGGAGCAGATGTCGTTTTTCACGAATGGAATGACTGGCAAAACTTTCAAGATGGCTCGACGAATATTGAAGCAGCTGTCACAAGCTCTGCGCAATCAAACCAAGTACAAGTGGCTCCTGCCGGTAACTTAGCCAATGCCGCCCATATCCTAAATATTGGTAACATCTCGCAGACGCCTCAGATCATGACGCTGAGCACTGATAACTTAGACTGGCATCAGTACTCCATGTTCAACGTTACTTTTACGTGGCGCGGGGAACAGTCCGATATTGAGCTCGGCATACGCGACGAAGACCGTACACTCCAAACCTTCACAGCACCTTACTCAGAGTTCGTCATCGGAGACATGAAATTTCAAAGCTGGCATGACCGCTCTGAACGGGGAACGGCCATGGTCCAGCTCTACGCCAGCCGCGTGCAGGGTGGAGAGCTTACTGAACGCGAATGGAATATTGAAGTCACTGGCTCACCTTTCATCGAAAAATTACGCGGCGTCCTTCTCGACGACAGAAGTGGGTGGGGGCAAGGTGTCTCTTGGCTAACCCATGTATCAGACAACGGAAGCGCGCTTTCTCCATCCACCGCGGATACCGTGATCGCTGTGGCCGCCCATGGAGGCGTGGTTGATCAAGGCGACTGGGGAGGAGCCGTAGGCTACCGCCGTGCCTGGTCGGGTATGGGACCTCGTATTGATGGAGAACAAGTCATCGATATCTCAAGCCCCGATGATCCCATCGTTTGCGCATCTTTGGATAACGACCCAAGTTTTTACGGTGCTTACAGCCGATTTGGTGGCACCAGCGGAGCCACACCGCACGTGGCTGGTATCGCCGCGCTGATGCTCGGCTCAGGCTCGTTCACCACGCACTTAGAGATTGAAGCAGCGATGACGAACCAAGCGCTGATGGATGAGGCAACCGGCGAGGTCCCCAACGAGGCCTATGGCTACGGAAAAATCCGAGGAGCAGCCAGCCTATACGGCGAAGTCACGAATCATAACGAACCACCAAGCGTTCGAACTCGTATCACCCGCAATGCTGCCTGTGCGCTTGTCATGACACTGCTCCCCCAAGATCCCGACGGCGACGAGGTCAGTTTAGCAATCGATATGGGATACACGGGAGTTACCGAGGTGACCTCTGCGTTGGATATTGCACTTCCTCAAATTGATCAGGATTTTACAATCGTCATTCATGCGACAGATGCCGTAGGGACTCAATCACGCCAACTTAGCGTCATAAGCCCAGCTGACTACTCATGCACGATCGAGACCGAGCAAACCTCTGGCTGCAACAGCCAGAACCCCGCTCAAGGTATTTTCTTCATTGCCATGCTTCTATCGCTCGCGGCGATCAGACAAGTCCGGGAATACATTCGCTAG
- a CDS encoding glutathione S-transferase family protein: MTITLYGSKNTRAFRCFWMLEELQIDYRIKEVNVHKGEGRAPDYLSIIPTGKVPALQDEDFILFESAAINTYLADKFPEKNLIPKTNTRERGLYDQWCYYVMSELEQPLWLNAKHTFIYPEKRRIAANIESAKFEFKHALKVIEGHLDTHDYMVGGEFSGADILVAQTFMWAQMVRFPLDSPAALEFIVRMKERDGYQRAMAL, encoded by the coding sequence ATGACGATTACACTTTATGGAAGCAAGAACACACGAGCTTTTCGTTGCTTTTGGATGCTCGAAGAACTCCAAATCGACTACCGCATCAAAGAAGTCAATGTTCATAAGGGAGAGGGTAGAGCTCCCGATTATCTCTCGATTATCCCTACCGGTAAGGTTCCCGCTCTCCAAGATGAAGACTTTATTCTCTTTGAATCGGCTGCCATCAACACCTACTTGGCAGATAAATTCCCCGAGAAAAACCTAATCCCGAAAACCAATACTCGAGAACGCGGTCTCTACGACCAGTGGTGCTATTACGTCATGAGCGAGCTTGAGCAGCCACTGTGGCTCAACGCGAAGCATACTTTTATCTATCCCGAGAAAAGAAGAATAGCTGCCAACATCGAGTCTGCGAAGTTTGAATTTAAGCACGCACTCAAAGTGATTGAAGGTCATTTGGACACACATGACTATATGGTGGGCGGTGAGTTCTCCGGCGCTGATATTCTCGTTGCGCAGACTTTCATGTGGGCACAGATGGTCAGATTCCCATTGGACTCGCCTGCAGCTTTGGAATTTATTGTGCGCATGAAAGAGCGTGACGGATACCAACGCGCGATGGCTCTTTAG